Proteins from one Hemibagrus wyckioides isolate EC202008001 linkage group LG16, SWU_Hwy_1.0, whole genome shotgun sequence genomic window:
- the ykt6 gene encoding synaptobrevin homolog YKT6 has product MKLYSLCVLYKGSSKANLLKSAYDLSSFSFFQRSSVQEFMTFTSSLIVERSSIGSRASVKEQEYLCHVYVRNDCLSGVVVADNEYPSRVCFTLLDKVLEEFSRQVNSIDWPSGSPTTVQYTALDSYLAKYQNPREADAMTKVQAELDETKIILHNTMESLLERGEKLDDLVQKSEHLGNQSKAFYKTARKQNSCCEVM; this is encoded by the exons ATGAAGCTGTACAGTTTGTGCGTGTTGTACAAAGGATCGAGCAAGGCCAACCTTCTCAAATCAGCCTATGATTTATCTTCATTTAGTTTTTTTCAGAGATCCAG TGTACAAGAGTTCATGACCTTCACCAGCAGCCTGATAGTCGAGCGCTCCTCAATAGGAAGCCGTGCTTCCGTCAAAGAGCAAG AATACCTGTGTCATGTGTACGTCAGGAACGACTGCCTCAGCGGAGTAGTAGTTGCAGATAACGAGTACCCCTCCAGAGTGTGCTTCACTTTGCTCGATAAG GTATTGGAGGAATTCTCTCGGCAAGTGAACAGCATAGATTGGCCCTCAGGCTCACCAACTACTGTTCAGTACACCGCCTTAGATAGCTACCTGGCCAAGTATCAG AACCCACGGGAAGCCGATGCTATGACCAAAGTGCAAGCTGAACTGGATGAAACCAAAATTATTCTG CACAACACAATGGAGTCACTTCTGGAAAGAGGAGAAAAGCTGGATGACCTGGTACAGAAATCAGAGCATCTGGGAAACCAGTCAAAAGCCTTTTATAAAACG GCACGGAAGCAGAACTCTTGCTGCGAGGTGATGTGA
- the aebp1a gene encoding adipocyte enhancer-binding protein 1 → MKMHRSKVRLCLTLFSLCWTLSCFDNVEADGIIRPGKTTKGLRRQSAVADQQKEELESEDTQLDKPSADVEGKNDKTSSKKSPEDILAEKAKKAAEKEAKAKKPKAPKPTKAPKPPKPTKKPKPTKKPKPPKPTKKPKPPKPTKKPKLPKPTKKSKVVKATPKYEVNEKPSSPSKKPTMEEEEEEKIHTELGFNKYHPPKNEDTKILKEHDPSYWDARYEVTEPGLPPKVKEADPITEDPSIYLPIPEETTGTPLVPPPWYEEYDYSDLVAKKLEEEMEKKRKEKEEKAEKLRKIWEEEEEERRKQTPVYVEPKNCPPMGMESHRVEDDQILSSSTSHHGFAAQRGRLNMQASNDEEDVYGGAWCADPEEKEHWFQLDARREVEYTGVITQGRSSETNDDFVSSYFVAFSNDTREWTVLHDGYAEWLFYGNVDKDTPVKTEFSHPVVARYIRILPQSWNGSLCMRLEVLACPLPNSHPTENDVTPTDDLDYRHHNYKEMRQMMKVINEECPNITRIYNIGKSFQGLKMYAMEISDNPGEHETGEPEFRYSAGLHGNEVLGRELLLLLMQFLCKEYNDNNPRVRRLVDGVRIHLVPSLNPDAYELAYEMGSEMGNWALGHWTQEGYDIFQNFPDLNSILWGAEDRGWIPRIVPNHHIPIPENFLNGSVAAETKAIISWMQRTPFVLGANLQGGENIVTYPFDMQRPPRARGPAGRPNYNMNEETWARIQRQNEGALRETPDENMFRWLAMTYAHSHLTMTETQHGLCHTDDITDGQGIVNRANWKPVVGSMNDFSYLHTNCFEISIFLGCDKFPHESELSLEWEHNRESLLAFIEQVHRGIKGVVKDTDGNLIANATISVEGIRHDVKTASTGDYWRLLNPGEYRVTARADGYTSHTRLCMVGYEAGASRCSFTLSKSNWARIREIMAQRGNKPVRAVTRTQTGSTSNAGPNKNHVPVGGRRERLRRLRLMRLRRLRMQRLRGNRTTTLVPTTTTTTTTTTTTTTTPFPTTHTELITETTDSWFDTWYMIGNTDAPDPIEPELPETEPTRDYTFEYRIDDY, encoded by the exons ATGAAGATGCACAGGTCAAAGGTTAGGCTCTGTCTCACCTTGTTCTCACTCTGCTGGACTTTATCATGCTTCGACAACGTGGAAGCAGACGGCATCATCAGGCCTGGAAAGACCACCAAAGGTCTCAGAAGACAATCAGCTGTTGCTGATCAGCAGAAAGAAGAATTAGAGTCAGAAGACACTCAGCTGGACAAACCCAGTGCAGATGTGGAGggtaaaaatgacaaaacaagCAGTAAAAAGTCACCAGAAGACATCCTAGCAG AAAAGGCAAAGAAAGCAGCAGAGAAAGAGGCCAAAGCAAAGAAGCCAAAGGCGCCCAAGCCCACCAAAGCACCCAAGCCTCCGAAACCAACAAAGAAGCCAAAACCAACCAAAAAACCCAAACCACCAAAACCAACCAAAAAGCCCAAACCACCAAAACCAACCAAGAAACCCAAACTTCCTAAACCTACCAAGAAGTCCAAGGTAGTGAAGGCCACCCCAAAGTATGAAGTAAATGAGAAACCCAGCTCTCCATCAAAGAAACCAAccatggaggaggaagaagaggagaaaattCACACAGAACTCGGATTTAATAAAT ATCATCCCCCTAAGAATGAAGATACAAAAATCCTGAAGGAGCATGACCCCAGTTACTGGGATGCCAGAT ATGAAGTTACAGAGCCTGGTCTCCCGCCTAAAGTCAAGGAGGCCGACCCCATTACTGAGGATCCCAGCATATATTTACCCATTCCAG aggagacCACAGGCACACCACTTGTACCACCACCCTGGTATGAAGAATACGATTATTCTGACT TGGTAGCAAAAAAactggaggaggagatggagaaaaagcggaaagagaaggaggagaagg CTGAAAAACTCAGGAAAAtatgggaggaggaggaggaagagagaagaaagCAAACTCCTGTTTATGTCGAACCCAAAA ATTGTCCTCCAATGGGCATGGAGTCGCATCGCGTGGAGGACGACCAAATCTTGTCCTCTTCGACATCCCATCACGGATTTGCAGCCCAGAGAGGTCGTTTGAATATGCAG GCCTCAAATGACGAGGAAGATGTTTACGGAGGGGCCTGGTGTGCTGACCCTGAGGAGAAGGAGCACTGGTTTCAGCTGGATGCCCGGCGAGAGGTGGAGTACACCGGGGTCATCACTCAGGGCAGGAGCTCAGAAACAAA TGACGATTTTGTTTCATCGTATTTTGTGGCCTTCAGTAATGACACACGTGAATGGACGGTGCTTCATGACGGCTATGCTGAATGG CTCTTCTATGGCAATGTTGACAAAGATACTCCCGTGAAGACCGAGTTCTCCCATCCTGTGGTTGCACGATATATCCGAATCTTACCCCAGAGCTGGAACGGCAGTCTGTGCATGAGGCTAGAGGTGCTTGCCTGCCCCCTACCTA ataGTCACCCGACAGAGAATGATGTCACACCCACCGATGACTTGGATTACAGGCATCACAACTACAAGGAGATGAGGCAG ATGATGAAAGTGATAAATGAAGAATGTCCTAACATCACTAGAATCTACAACATTGGCAAGAGCTTTCAAGGGCTGAAGATGTACGCGATGGAGATCTCCGACAACCCGGGAGAGCATGAGACAG GCGAGCCAGAATTCCGCTACTCTGCTGGTCTGCATGGGAATGAAGTTCTAGGCAGAGAGCTCCTGTTACTGCTCATGCAGTTCCTCTGCAAGGAGTACAATGACAACAACCCTCGAGTGCGACGCCTGGTGGACGGAGTGCGCATTCATTTAGTGCCCTCTCTCAATCCAGATGCGTATGAGCTGGCTTACGAAATG GGCTCAGAAATGGGAAACTGGGCACTAGGACACTGGACTCAGGAAGGTTATGACATTTTCCAGAACTTTCCTGACCTTAATAGCATTCTTTGGGGTGCAGAGGACAGGGGCTGGATTCCCCGCATTGTGCCAAACCACCATATCCCCATTCCTGAGAACTTCTTGAATGGATCA GTGGCTGCTGAGACAAAAGCCATCATCTCCTGGATGCAGCGAACGCCCTTTGTTCTGGGAGCAAATCTGCAGGGAGGTGAGAATATCGTCACATACCCGTTTGACATGCAGCGGCCACCACGGGCCCGTGGCCCAGCGGGGCGTCCAAACTACAACATGAATGAAGAGACATGGGCCAGGATCCAGAGACAAAACGAAGGTGCACTGCGTGAGACGCCAGACGAGAACATGTTCCGCTGGCTGGCCATGACCTATGCTCACAGCCACCTCACTATGACGGAGACGCAGCACGGCTTGTGTCacactgatgacatcacagatgGCCAGGGCATCGTTAATCGTGCAAACTGGAAACCTGTCGTAGGCA GCATGAACGATTTCAGTTACcttcacacaaactgcttcGAGATATCTATCTTCCTGGGATGTGACAAGTTTCCGCATGAAAGCGAGCTGTCTTTGGAGTGGGAGCACAACCGGGAATCCCTGCTTGCTTTCATAGAGCAG GTGCACCGTGGCATTAAAGGTGTGGTAAAGGACACTGATGGGAATCTAATCGCAAATGCTACAATATCAGTGGAGGGCATCAGACATGATGTCAAAACAG CTTCTACAGGTGATTACTGGCGTCTTTTAAACCCAGGTGAGTATCGTGTAACCGCCAGAGCTGATGGTTATACATCTCATACTCGCTTGTGCATGGTGGGCTATGAGGCAGGTGCATCACGATGCAGCTTCACATTATCCAAGTCGAACTGGGCCCGGATTAGAGAGATCATGGCCCAGAGAGGGAATAAACCAGTTCGGGCAGTCACCAGGACCCAAACTGGAAGCACAAGCAATGCCGGtccaaataaaaatcatgtGCCTGTTGGTGGAAGAAGGGAGCGATTGCGCCGTCTGCGTCTGATGCGTCTGCGCAGGCTGCGGATGCAGAGGCTGAGAGGCAACAGGACCACCACTCTAGTGCCCACAAccactacaaccaccaccaccacaaccaccacaaccaccactcCATTTCCCACCACCCACACGGAGCTGATAACTGAGACCACTGACTCGTGGTTTGACACGTGGTATATGATAGGCAACACAGACGCACCAGATCCCATCGAGCCTGAGCTCCCCGAGACAGAACCAACACGAGACTACACCTTTGAGTACAGAATAGATGATTACTGA